The Colias croceus chromosome 3, ilColCroc2.1 genome includes a region encoding these proteins:
- the LOC123706157 gene encoding centrosomin isoform X1, which translates to MATLPRMNSSKHGNNPNISSPFSTSPRKLQEMTLPNQEGHDVTTASGISMKQYEEQLNGLRKENFQLKLRIYFLEEKLGNGSPPAVQGLLEHNVRLQVEVEELRRQLSDKQELLAAAAEAIDVLENQGSISTEAAEVSMNNSNLKKENVIQKDTNGHEKADETNQESESARENLAATNDEMDQLTRLRKENRKALQMIKECMKKIQQQDKEIKKLKLNKELTYAHVSDSQMEKYEEILKCKDEHIKDLENKVRQLQSTVEHGQTIDPTGNLQQILTKRLQGMAYFLDKLLSHKCVLGEEKKKLAESILEQSLALPVGLKLDESMAPEDFTMDESNLDISQSMRIEDLTMMFGHHLNCNDENHRHSSKKRSYPQADAISESEDWSEPDRNVSLARVGLCNAGVERESASDNVKYRSRRSRVSFGSRTEDRKTNNYQALLDQISDLTEYNQELKDENRELSAKLETAMKQIDDLVSEKDELKIYVESEQCKLDNANRNVEEMKQTLSLFETKIKDNEQQIAYNVQLVEKLRSEKQELEAAFLETERSLRRAADEATVQASQAALERARAHHDRLRVERELEETREKLSAALEANSRLEIEITRKIPLEADNKIAEFHDALNSEEERPTSPDQGIDSDRLSSLEHNDAVNLSPRSLYEENVVLKQKLARTKATLAETLTQLNAANMRKRNVQRAICREIHKTQGVLRKARDHLEHHN; encoded by the exons ATGGCTACCTTACCACGAATGAATAGTTCTAAACATGGTAATAATCCAAATATATCATCACCTTTCAG TACCAGCCCGCGAAAATTACAAGAAATGACATTACCTAACCAAGAAGGACATG aTGTTACAACTGCAAGTGGTATAAGTATGAAGCAGTATGAAGAACAACTAAATGGATTGCGAAAAGAGAATTTTCAACTTAAGTTGCGTATATATTTTCTTGAGGAGAAATTGGGAAATGGTTCACCACCCGCTGTCcag GGTCTATTAGAACATAATGTGAGGCTTCAGGTGGAAGTAGAAGAATTAAGAAGGCAGTTGAGTGATAAACAAGAATTATTGGCGGCCGCCGCAGAAGCGATTGACGTATTAGAGAATCAG GGATCGATTTCTACAGAAGCCGCGGAGGTTTCCATGAACAACAGTAAtctaaaaaaagaaaatgtaattCAGAag GATACAAATGGACATGAGAAGGCTGATGAAACCAACCAGGAATCTGAATCAGCAAG AGAAAACTTAGCTGCAACAAATGACGAAATG GATCAGCTTACAAGATTAAGAAAAGAGAATCGGAAAGCTTTACAAATGATAAAAGAATGCATGAAGAAGATTCAACAACAagacaaagaaataaaaaaattgaaattg AATAAGGAACTGACGTATGCACATGTGAGTGATTCCCAAATGGAGAAATACGAGGAGATATTAAAATGCAAAGACGAACACATTAAAGATTTGGAAAATAAAGTAAGACAGCTACAAAGTACTGTTGAACATGGACAAACAATAGACCCCACTgg AAACTTGCAGCAGATCCTTACTAAGCGACTTCAGGGAATGGCTTATTTTTTGGATAAACTTTTGTCTCACaa atgtGTCCTTGGAGaggaaaagaaaaaattagCTGAAAGTATTTTGGAACAAAGCCTTGCTCTTCCAGTTGGATTAAAACTAGACGAATCGATGGCTCCTGAAGATTTCACTATGGACGAAAGCAACCTCGATATTTCTCAATCTATGAGGATAGAAGATTTGACCATGATGTTTGGCCATCACTTAAATTGCAATGACGAAAATCATAGACATTCCTCTAAAAAGAGATCATATCCTCAGGCTGATGCTATTTCCGAGTCTGAGGATTGGTCAGAGCCAGACAGAAACGTGTCGTTAGCGAGAGTTGGGCTATGTAATGCTGGAGTCGAAAGAGAATCAGCATCGGACAATGTAAAGTATCGGTCTCGAAGATCACGCGTGTCTTTCGGTTCACGTACTGAAGAccgaaaaacaaacaattatcaAGCATTATTAGATCAAATTAGTGACTTGACAGAATATAACCAAGAGTTGAAAGATGAAAATAGAGAACTCAGTGCAAAATTAGAAACTGCAATGAAACAAATTGACGATCTTGTGAGTGAAAAGgacgaattaaaaatatatgtagaaTCGGAGCAATGTAAACTTGACAATGCAAACAGAAATGTGGAAGAGATGAAACAAACATTATCACTTTTCGAAACCAAAATAAAGGATAATGAGCAGCAGATTGCATATAATGTGCAATTAGTAGAAAAGTTACGATCAGAAAAACAAGAGCTTGAAGCTGCGTTTTTGGAAACTGAACGCTCTCTGCGTCGGGCCGCAGATGAGGCCACAGTCCAAGCGTCACAGGCTGCCTTGGAACGAGCTCGAGCGCATCACGACAGATTGAGGGTGGAAAGAGAACTAGAGGAAACAAGAGAAAAACTCTCTGCCGCTTTAGAGGCTAACTCTAGATTGGAAATTGAAATAACTCGAAAAATACCATTAGAGGcggataataaaattgctgAGTTTCATGATGCACTTAATTCGGAGGAGGAGCGACCAACATCCCCAGATCAAGGTATAGATAGTGATAGATTGTCAAGTTTGGAACACAATGATGCAGTTAATTTATCTCCCC GTTCTCTATATGAAGAAAACGTTGTGTTGAAACAAAAACTTGCAAGGACTAAAGCGACCCTAGCAGAGACTTTAACACAATTAAATGCTGCCAATATGCGAAAAAGAAACGTGCAACGGGCTATTTGTCgtgaaattcataaaacacaAGGTGTTCTCCGTAAGGCTCGTGATCATCTAGAACaccataattaa
- the LOC123706181 gene encoding uncharacterized protein LOC123706181 isoform X3: MEEISAAKTTVQPPAKSLIDGNISGAPSELEADSSKDINCQDDEFQDASNPLCPSMSLAVIKANEIVGSDVESPAAPAYSTDSASDYAKSHSYDMC; encoded by the exons ATGGAAGAGATATCTGCTGCGAAAACGACGGTGCAGCCGCCTGCAAAGAGcttgatag ATGGAAATATATCTGGGGCTCCGTCAGAACTTGAAGCTGATTCGTCCAAAGACATAAATTGCCAAG ATGACGAATTTCAAGATGCAAGTAATCCTTTGTGCCCTTCAATGAGTCTGGCGGTAATTAAAGCTAATGAAATTGTGGGATCAG ATGTGGAATCTCCAGCTGCGCCTGCATACTCCACTGACTCCGCTTCTGACTACGCAAAAAGCCATAGTTACGACAT GTGTTGA
- the LOC123706158 gene encoding uncharacterized protein LOC123706158, with the protein MERNREKLRNAILSNNDREVFDLLRNNLDPNFEGGWPIRLAARLGFYSLVKSFVRYGANPHLLSESGASTLQLAVYSAKHWDMDKWNFLLSCCDSSQLADGAAVAIIFGNIEALRKIIGTGRCNTNIPTTLTGKTLEDLGKGYKLQYLLDTTTRHHTLQVPATPSPRMSRQHRSDLRRTPVTHHRNLSPSVASFFNLAAAQTSLTPPRSPLGPMFSPTAQ; encoded by the exons atggaaaggaatagagaaaaattaagaaatgcAATTCTGAGTAACAATGATAGAGAAGTCTTTGACCTTTTACGTAATAATTTAGATCCTAATTTTGAAGGTGGATGGCCCATTCGATTAGCTGCTCGGCTTGGATTTTATTCTTTAGTTAAATCATTTGTAAGATATGGCGCCAATCCACATCTACTTAGTGAATCTG GTGCCTCAACTTTACAACTTGCGGTATATTCTGCTAAGCATTGGGATATGGATAAATGGAACTTTTTATTATCATGTTGCGACTCATCCCAGTTAGCTGATGGAGCCGCAGTTGCGattatttttggtaatatCGAAGCTTTAAGAAAGATAATTGGAACAGGTCGATGCAATACAAACATACCAACAACTTTAACAG GAAAAACACTGGAAGATCTAGGAAAAGGTTACAAATTACAGTATTTACTCGATACAACAACAAGGCATCACACACTGCAAGTACCAGCGACACCATCTCCAAGAATGTCTAGACAACACAGATCG GATCTGCGACGAACGCCCGTGACGCATCACCGGAATTTATCGCCGTCTGTTGCAAGTTTTTTTAACCTTGCAGCAGCGCAAACTTCTCTAACACCTCCGCGTTCCCCCCTGGGACCTATGTTCTCACCAACGGCACAATAG
- the LOC123705974 gene encoding uncharacterized protein C18orf63-like — MDKYYNIRILNSNYKSLGYVTATANIKDKHDRSAPSDFHWKILKCRMIIFSHSSVIASPDKSDIKKVHIIFPRRGEDYDLLNSLFLRFSLVQEGDIRNVDDEIYKTCFYYTMGAKIAPLWNMLGHNYFINNRSFLTTSGPQEGIKCILTINANVLNLELKPVKINLMRSKEKFFPGEWIRVLPSLNKAIVEEYYENVPKIGDFKSYKDLRRHWKNIHGYRLPEEERPCYSVRFWRGDPLTYPDVCLVRAFPIITPMPKSSERSILAQFVNCLKTKMQFILGTSINFINNQDEGNVEMQFMETQAVSLCTPTQQKTNKM; from the exons ATGGATAAGTATTACAACATTCGTATATTGAATTCTAACTATAAAAGTTTGGGTTATGTGACAGCAACTGCAAATATTAAAGACAAACACGATCGTTCAGCACCATCAGATTTTCActggaaaattttaaaatgcag AATGATTATATTTTCTCACTCATCTGTTATAGCAAGTCCTGATAAAAgtgatattaaaaaagttcatattatatttcctcGTCGCGGCGAAGACTATGATCTTTTAAATTCCTTATTTTTAAGGTTTTCTTTAGTTCAG GAAGGTGATATTCGTAACGTAGACGATGAAATATATAAGACTTGTTTCTATTACACGATGGGAGCAAAAATTGCGCCTCTCTGGAATATGTTGGgccataattattttataaacaacagAAGTTTTTTAACTACATCCGGTCCACAAGAGGGAATAAAGTGCATTCTGACTATTAATG caaATGTCTTAAATTTAGAGCTTAAACCAGTGAAAATAAACCTCATGCGATCAAAAGAAAAATTCTTTCCCGGGGAATGGATTCGCGTTCTACCCAG tttaaataaGGCCATTGTGGAGGAGTACTATGAAAATGTTCCAAAAATTGGAGACTTCAAGAGCTATAAGGATTTACGTCGACATTGGAAAAATATA cATGGATATCGTTTACCTGAAGAAGAACGGCCATGTTATTCCGTTCGCTTCTGGCGAGGCGACCCTTTGACTTACCCCGATGTTTGTCTCGTTAGAGCTTTTCCTATTATCACACCTATGCCTAAGTCTTCTGAA AGATCTATACTTGCGCAATTTGTAAATTGTTTGAAAACCAAAATGCAGTTTATACTGGGAActtctattaattttataaacaaccaGGATGAA ggAAACGTTGAAATGCAGTTCATGGAAACTCAAGCAGTGAGTTTATGCACACCAACACAGCAAAAAaccaataaaatgtaa
- the LOC123706180 gene encoding 28S ribosomal protein S18b, mitochondrial has product MSITRNIRSMINRIVLSDTRRGVRFYSEETNENAEDEKKEIDPSKDRTKIIPVELSIRYIQSKAYNQTYGDKPVWHLYRRNHKGGFAPKKTRQMCIRNGVIATGNPCPICRDEYLVLDPRNTKLLEQFISEYTGQILDAFKTGLCQYKHRQLLVAIEQAWDQGYLTYDVPFREYDYALYNN; this is encoded by the exons atgtcTATTACAAGAAATATAAGGTCAATGATTAATAGGATAGTTTTATCGGACACGAGAAGAGGGGTTCGATTTTACTCCGAAGAAACGAACGAAAATGCTGAAgatgaaaaaaaagaaatcgaTCCAAGTAAAGATAGAACTAAAATAATTCCCGTTGAATTAAGTATACGATATATTCAAAGCAAAGCTTACAATCAAACTTATGGCGATAAGCCTGTTTGGCATCTATATCGTCGCAACCATAAAGGAGGTTTTGCTCCGAAGAAGACAAGACAAATGTGTATTCGAAACGGAGTAATAGCTACCGGAAATCCTTGCCCAATTTGCAGGGATGAATATTTGGTGTTAGATCCTAGGAATACGAAATTACTGGAACAATTTATATCGGAGTACACTGGAcag ATTCTGGATGCTTTTAAAACGGGACTTTGTCAATACAAACATAGGCAGTTGTTAGTTGCCATTGAACAAGCCTGGGATCAAGGATACCTTACTTATGATGTACCATTTAGGGAGTATGATTACgcattatacaataattag
- the LOC123706157 gene encoding centrosomin isoform X2, translating into MADLGDINLHITSPRKLQEMTLPNQEGHDVTTASGISMKQYEEQLNGLRKENFQLKLRIYFLEEKLGNGSPPAVQGLLEHNVRLQVEVEELRRQLSDKQELLAAAAEAIDVLENQGSISTEAAEVSMNNSNLKKENVIQKDTNGHEKADETNQESESARENLAATNDEMDQLTRLRKENRKALQMIKECMKKIQQQDKEIKKLKLNKELTYAHVSDSQMEKYEEILKCKDEHIKDLENKVRQLQSTVEHGQTIDPTGNLQQILTKRLQGMAYFLDKLLSHKCVLGEEKKKLAESILEQSLALPVGLKLDESMAPEDFTMDESNLDISQSMRIEDLTMMFGHHLNCNDENHRHSSKKRSYPQADAISESEDWSEPDRNVSLARVGLCNAGVERESASDNVKYRSRRSRVSFGSRTEDRKTNNYQALLDQISDLTEYNQELKDENRELSAKLETAMKQIDDLVSEKDELKIYVESEQCKLDNANRNVEEMKQTLSLFETKIKDNEQQIAYNVQLVEKLRSEKQELEAAFLETERSLRRAADEATVQASQAALERARAHHDRLRVERELEETREKLSAALEANSRLEIEITRKIPLEADNKIAEFHDALNSEEERPTSPDQGIDSDRLSSLEHNDAVNLSPRSLYEENVVLKQKLARTKATLAETLTQLNAANMRKRNVQRAICREIHKTQGVLRKARDHLEHHN; encoded by the exons ATGGCTGATTTAGGGGATATTAACCTTCACAT TACCAGCCCGCGAAAATTACAAGAAATGACATTACCTAACCAAGAAGGACATG aTGTTACAACTGCAAGTGGTATAAGTATGAAGCAGTATGAAGAACAACTAAATGGATTGCGAAAAGAGAATTTTCAACTTAAGTTGCGTATATATTTTCTTGAGGAGAAATTGGGAAATGGTTCACCACCCGCTGTCcag GGTCTATTAGAACATAATGTGAGGCTTCAGGTGGAAGTAGAAGAATTAAGAAGGCAGTTGAGTGATAAACAAGAATTATTGGCGGCCGCCGCAGAAGCGATTGACGTATTAGAGAATCAG GGATCGATTTCTACAGAAGCCGCGGAGGTTTCCATGAACAACAGTAAtctaaaaaaagaaaatgtaattCAGAag GATACAAATGGACATGAGAAGGCTGATGAAACCAACCAGGAATCTGAATCAGCAAG AGAAAACTTAGCTGCAACAAATGACGAAATG GATCAGCTTACAAGATTAAGAAAAGAGAATCGGAAAGCTTTACAAATGATAAAAGAATGCATGAAGAAGATTCAACAACAagacaaagaaataaaaaaattgaaattg AATAAGGAACTGACGTATGCACATGTGAGTGATTCCCAAATGGAGAAATACGAGGAGATATTAAAATGCAAAGACGAACACATTAAAGATTTGGAAAATAAAGTAAGACAGCTACAAAGTACTGTTGAACATGGACAAACAATAGACCCCACTgg AAACTTGCAGCAGATCCTTACTAAGCGACTTCAGGGAATGGCTTATTTTTTGGATAAACTTTTGTCTCACaa atgtGTCCTTGGAGaggaaaagaaaaaattagCTGAAAGTATTTTGGAACAAAGCCTTGCTCTTCCAGTTGGATTAAAACTAGACGAATCGATGGCTCCTGAAGATTTCACTATGGACGAAAGCAACCTCGATATTTCTCAATCTATGAGGATAGAAGATTTGACCATGATGTTTGGCCATCACTTAAATTGCAATGACGAAAATCATAGACATTCCTCTAAAAAGAGATCATATCCTCAGGCTGATGCTATTTCCGAGTCTGAGGATTGGTCAGAGCCAGACAGAAACGTGTCGTTAGCGAGAGTTGGGCTATGTAATGCTGGAGTCGAAAGAGAATCAGCATCGGACAATGTAAAGTATCGGTCTCGAAGATCACGCGTGTCTTTCGGTTCACGTACTGAAGAccgaaaaacaaacaattatcaAGCATTATTAGATCAAATTAGTGACTTGACAGAATATAACCAAGAGTTGAAAGATGAAAATAGAGAACTCAGTGCAAAATTAGAAACTGCAATGAAACAAATTGACGATCTTGTGAGTGAAAAGgacgaattaaaaatatatgtagaaTCGGAGCAATGTAAACTTGACAATGCAAACAGAAATGTGGAAGAGATGAAACAAACATTATCACTTTTCGAAACCAAAATAAAGGATAATGAGCAGCAGATTGCATATAATGTGCAATTAGTAGAAAAGTTACGATCAGAAAAACAAGAGCTTGAAGCTGCGTTTTTGGAAACTGAACGCTCTCTGCGTCGGGCCGCAGATGAGGCCACAGTCCAAGCGTCACAGGCTGCCTTGGAACGAGCTCGAGCGCATCACGACAGATTGAGGGTGGAAAGAGAACTAGAGGAAACAAGAGAAAAACTCTCTGCCGCTTTAGAGGCTAACTCTAGATTGGAAATTGAAATAACTCGAAAAATACCATTAGAGGcggataataaaattgctgAGTTTCATGATGCACTTAATTCGGAGGAGGAGCGACCAACATCCCCAGATCAAGGTATAGATAGTGATAGATTGTCAAGTTTGGAACACAATGATGCAGTTAATTTATCTCCCC GTTCTCTATATGAAGAAAACGTTGTGTTGAAACAAAAACTTGCAAGGACTAAAGCGACCCTAGCAGAGACTTTAACACAATTAAATGCTGCCAATATGCGAAAAAGAAACGTGCAACGGGCTATTTGTCgtgaaattcataaaacacaAGGTGTTCTCCGTAAGGCTCGTGATCATCTAGAACaccataattaa
- the LOC123706157 gene encoding centrosomin isoform X3, producing the protein MATLPRMNSSKHGNNPNISSPFSTSPRKLQEMTLPNQEGHDVTTASGISMKQYEEQLNGLRKENFQLKLRIYFLEEKLGNGSPPAVQGLLEHNVRLQVEVEELRRQLSDKQELLAAAAEAIDVLENQDTNGHEKADETNQESESARENLAATNDEMDQLTRLRKENRKALQMIKECMKKIQQQDKEIKKLKLNKELTYAHVSDSQMEKYEEILKCKDEHIKDLENKVRQLQSTVEHGQTIDPTGNLQQILTKRLQGMAYFLDKLLSHKCVLGEEKKKLAESILEQSLALPVGLKLDESMAPEDFTMDESNLDISQSMRIEDLTMMFGHHLNCNDENHRHSSKKRSYPQADAISESEDWSEPDRNVSLARVGLCNAGVERESASDNVKYRSRRSRVSFGSRTEDRKTNNYQALLDQISDLTEYNQELKDENRELSAKLETAMKQIDDLVSEKDELKIYVESEQCKLDNANRNVEEMKQTLSLFETKIKDNEQQIAYNVQLVEKLRSEKQELEAAFLETERSLRRAADEATVQASQAALERARAHHDRLRVERELEETREKLSAALEANSRLEIEITRKIPLEADNKIAEFHDALNSEEERPTSPDQGIDSDRLSSLEHNDAVNLSPRSLYEENVVLKQKLARTKATLAETLTQLNAANMRKRNVQRAICREIHKTQGVLRKARDHLEHHN; encoded by the exons ATGGCTACCTTACCACGAATGAATAGTTCTAAACATGGTAATAATCCAAATATATCATCACCTTTCAG TACCAGCCCGCGAAAATTACAAGAAATGACATTACCTAACCAAGAAGGACATG aTGTTACAACTGCAAGTGGTATAAGTATGAAGCAGTATGAAGAACAACTAAATGGATTGCGAAAAGAGAATTTTCAACTTAAGTTGCGTATATATTTTCTTGAGGAGAAATTGGGAAATGGTTCACCACCCGCTGTCcag GGTCTATTAGAACATAATGTGAGGCTTCAGGTGGAAGTAGAAGAATTAAGAAGGCAGTTGAGTGATAAACAAGAATTATTGGCGGCCGCCGCAGAAGCGATTGACGTATTAGAGAATCAG GATACAAATGGACATGAGAAGGCTGATGAAACCAACCAGGAATCTGAATCAGCAAG AGAAAACTTAGCTGCAACAAATGACGAAATG GATCAGCTTACAAGATTAAGAAAAGAGAATCGGAAAGCTTTACAAATGATAAAAGAATGCATGAAGAAGATTCAACAACAagacaaagaaataaaaaaattgaaattg AATAAGGAACTGACGTATGCACATGTGAGTGATTCCCAAATGGAGAAATACGAGGAGATATTAAAATGCAAAGACGAACACATTAAAGATTTGGAAAATAAAGTAAGACAGCTACAAAGTACTGTTGAACATGGACAAACAATAGACCCCACTgg AAACTTGCAGCAGATCCTTACTAAGCGACTTCAGGGAATGGCTTATTTTTTGGATAAACTTTTGTCTCACaa atgtGTCCTTGGAGaggaaaagaaaaaattagCTGAAAGTATTTTGGAACAAAGCCTTGCTCTTCCAGTTGGATTAAAACTAGACGAATCGATGGCTCCTGAAGATTTCACTATGGACGAAAGCAACCTCGATATTTCTCAATCTATGAGGATAGAAGATTTGACCATGATGTTTGGCCATCACTTAAATTGCAATGACGAAAATCATAGACATTCCTCTAAAAAGAGATCATATCCTCAGGCTGATGCTATTTCCGAGTCTGAGGATTGGTCAGAGCCAGACAGAAACGTGTCGTTAGCGAGAGTTGGGCTATGTAATGCTGGAGTCGAAAGAGAATCAGCATCGGACAATGTAAAGTATCGGTCTCGAAGATCACGCGTGTCTTTCGGTTCACGTACTGAAGAccgaaaaacaaacaattatcaAGCATTATTAGATCAAATTAGTGACTTGACAGAATATAACCAAGAGTTGAAAGATGAAAATAGAGAACTCAGTGCAAAATTAGAAACTGCAATGAAACAAATTGACGATCTTGTGAGTGAAAAGgacgaattaaaaatatatgtagaaTCGGAGCAATGTAAACTTGACAATGCAAACAGAAATGTGGAAGAGATGAAACAAACATTATCACTTTTCGAAACCAAAATAAAGGATAATGAGCAGCAGATTGCATATAATGTGCAATTAGTAGAAAAGTTACGATCAGAAAAACAAGAGCTTGAAGCTGCGTTTTTGGAAACTGAACGCTCTCTGCGTCGGGCCGCAGATGAGGCCACAGTCCAAGCGTCACAGGCTGCCTTGGAACGAGCTCGAGCGCATCACGACAGATTGAGGGTGGAAAGAGAACTAGAGGAAACAAGAGAAAAACTCTCTGCCGCTTTAGAGGCTAACTCTAGATTGGAAATTGAAATAACTCGAAAAATACCATTAGAGGcggataataaaattgctgAGTTTCATGATGCACTTAATTCGGAGGAGGAGCGACCAACATCCCCAGATCAAGGTATAGATAGTGATAGATTGTCAAGTTTGGAACACAATGATGCAGTTAATTTATCTCCCC GTTCTCTATATGAAGAAAACGTTGTGTTGAAACAAAAACTTGCAAGGACTAAAGCGACCCTAGCAGAGACTTTAACACAATTAAATGCTGCCAATATGCGAAAAAGAAACGTGCAACGGGCTATTTGTCgtgaaattcataaaacacaAGGTGTTCTCCGTAAGGCTCGTGATCATCTAGAACaccataattaa
- the LOC123706181 gene encoding uncharacterized protein LOC123706181 isoform X2, which translates to MRRIDRILLNALEHKVTDKSELPDDGNISGAPSELEADSSKDINCQDDEFQDASNPLCPSMSLAVIKANEIVGSDVESPAAPAYSTDSASDYAKSHSYDMC; encoded by the exons ATGCGACGAATTGATCGAATTTTGTTGAATGCCTTGGAACATAAAGTTACCGATAAATCTGAGTTACCAGATG ATGGAAATATATCTGGGGCTCCGTCAGAACTTGAAGCTGATTCGTCCAAAGACATAAATTGCCAAG ATGACGAATTTCAAGATGCAAGTAATCCTTTGTGCCCTTCAATGAGTCTGGCGGTAATTAAAGCTAATGAAATTGTGGGATCAG ATGTGGAATCTCCAGCTGCGCCTGCATACTCCACTGACTCCGCTTCTGACTACGCAAAAAGCCATAGTTACGACAT GTGTTGA
- the LOC123706181 gene encoding uncharacterized protein LOC123706181 isoform X1 yields the protein MPWNIKLPINLSYQMRRRYGRDICCENDGAAACKELDRYLQLFGLRYGNISGAPSELEADSSKDINCQDDEFQDASNPLCPSMSLAVIKANEIVGSDVESPAAPAYSTDSASDYAKSHSYDMC from the exons ATGCCTTGGAACATAAAGTTACCGATAAATCTGAGTTACCAGATG AGAAGAAGATATGGAAGAGATATCTGCTGCGAAAACGACGGTGCAGCCGCCTGCAAAGAGcttgataggtacctacaacttTTTGGTTTGCGAT ATGGAAATATATCTGGGGCTCCGTCAGAACTTGAAGCTGATTCGTCCAAAGACATAAATTGCCAAG ATGACGAATTTCAAGATGCAAGTAATCCTTTGTGCCCTTCAATGAGTCTGGCGGTAATTAAAGCTAATGAAATTGTGGGATCAG ATGTGGAATCTCCAGCTGCGCCTGCATACTCCACTGACTCCGCTTCTGACTACGCAAAAAGCCATAGTTACGACAT GTGTTGA